Proteins encoded in a region of the Zonotrichia albicollis isolate bZonAlb1 chromosome 22, bZonAlb1.hap1, whole genome shotgun sequence genome:
- the LOC141731423 gene encoding Na(+)/citrate cotransporter-like isoform X2: MAPTCLQPLLRYRFFAILFLTPLLLLPLPFVVPTKEARCAYIIIIMAVYWCTEVIPLSVTSLMPVVFFPLLGVQTSKKVRNFQQLHRRSRVQETAGSLQAAAASCSSVGVCLQYLNSTVMLFFGGLIVAISVEQWNLHKRIALRVLLILGVKPALLMLGFMLVTAFLSMWISNTATTAMMVPIVQAVLDELDITEHELTTAEPATGQTNTAIELEEKSKSGSTAVSGVSNEQVTDDPKSSEETKRWKRICKGMTLCVCYAASIGGTATLTGTGPNVVLKGQMNQLYPDSNDIVDFASWFGFSFPNMLLMLALAWLWLQCSFMGVNIKQNWGCGTQKTDKEKAAYSVLKAEMKKLGPMSYAEINVLLLFILLVVLWFSRNPGFIKGWSGILFKGGEKYITDSVPAMFVALLLFLLPAHKPKCIGWNTSTSDSEQTEEDKKKQFFSPPLLEWNVVQRKMPWNIVLLLGGGFALADASANSGLSAWMGRQMTPLGSIPPWAIASVISLITAVCTECTSNTATATLFLPVFASLAESIRIHPLYVMLPGTLSASFAFMLPVATPPNAIVFSYGHIRVLDMVKAGLVLNIIGVCCVSLAINTWGRLMFQLDTFPAWANSTRSQ, from the exons ATGGCCCCGACgtgcctgcagcccctgctgaggTACCGCTTCTTCGCCATCCTCTTCCTcacgccgctgctgctgctgccgctgccctTCGTCGTGCCCACGAAG GAGGCCAGATGTGCAtatatcatcatcatcatggcTGTGTACTGGTGCACTGAAGTGATCCCCCTGTCTGTCACCTCCCTCATGCCAGTGgtatttttccctctgcttGGAGTTCAGACCTCTAAAAAAGTAAGGAACTT TCAGCAGTTACACAGGAGATCAAGGGTTCAGGAAACTGCAGGGAGcttgcaggcagctgctgcctcttgttCTAGTGTTGG GGTGTGCTTGCAGTACCTAAATAGCACAGTCATGCTCTTCTTTGGAGGGCTGATTGTCGCAATTTCTGTTGAGCAATGGAATCTTCACAAAAGGATTGCACTGAGGGTCCTTCTGATTCTTGGGGTGAAACCTGCACT CCTGATGCTGGGATTTATGTTAGTCACTGCCTTCTTGTCAATGTGGATAAGCAACACAGCCACCACTGCCATGATGGTTCCCATTGTCCAAGCTGTCCTGGATGAATTGGACATCACAGAGCATGAGCTGACCACGGCGGAACCAGCAACTGGGCAAACAAATACAGCGATTGAGCTGGAGGAAAAGAGCAAATCAGGGTCCACTGCAGTGAGTG GTGTAAGCAATGAACAAGTCACTGATGACCCCAAATCTTCTGAGGAAACTAAAAGGTGGAAGCGTATATGCAAAGGAATGACACTTTGTGTGTGCTATGCTGCCAGCATTGGAGGAACTGCAACACTTACCGGAACAGGACCAAATGTGGTACTGAAAGGCCAGATGAATCA GTTATACCCTGACAGTAATGATATTGTGGACTTTGCTTCCTGGTTTGGATTTTCATTCCCAAACATGCTCCTGATGTTGGCACTGGCTTGGCTTTGGTTACAGTGCTCCTTCATGGGAGTCAA CATAAAACAAAActggggctgtgggacacagaaAACTGACAAAGAAAAAGCTGCATACAGTGTGCTGAAGGCAGAAATGAAGAAGCTAGGCCCTATGTCTTATGCTGAAATAAATGTCCTCCTTTTGTTTATATTGCTGGTGGTCTTGTGGTTTTCCAGAAACCCAGGCTTTATAAAAGGCTGGTCTGGCATACTCTTCAAAGGAGGAGAAAA GTATATCACTGATTCTGTTCCTGCTATGTTTGTTGCCCTGTTACTGTTTCTCCTTCCTGCTCATAAGCCCAAATGCATAGGCTGGAATACAAGCACGTCTGACTCTGAACAGACTGAAGAAG AtaagaaaaagcaatttttttcacCCCCGCTGCTAGAATGGAATGTGGTTCAAAGGAAGATGCCCTGGAacattgtgctgctgctgggaggaggTTTTGCTTTGGCTGATGCAAGCGCA AACTCTGGGCTCTCAGCTTGGATGGGTCGTCAGATGACACCACTGGGATCTATCCCACCATGGGCCATTGCATCAGTGATCTCCCTTATTACAGCTGTCTGCACTGAATGCACCAGTAACACGGCCACAGCTACCCTCTTCCTGCCTGTCTTTGCATCCCTG GCTGAATCTATCAGGATCCACCCTTTGTATGTTATGCTGCCTGGTACTCTCAGTGCTTCATTTGCCTTCATGCTACCTGTTGCAACACCACCAAATGCAATAGTGTTTTCTTACGGCCACATCCGTGTTTTGGATATG
- the LOC141731423 gene encoding Na(+)/citrate cotransporter-like isoform X1, giving the protein MAPTCLQPLLRYRFFAILFLTPLLLLPLPFVVPTKEARCAYIIIIMAVYWCTEVIPLSVTSLMPVVFFPLLGVQTSKKVCLQYLNSTVMLFFGGLIVAISVEQWNLHKRIALRVLLILGVKPALLMLGFMLVTAFLSMWISNTATTAMMVPIVQAVLDELDITEHELTTAEPATGQTNTAIELEEKSKSGSTAVSGVSNEQVTDDPKSSEETKRWKRICKGMTLCVCYAASIGGTATLTGTGPNVVLKGQMNQLYPDSNDIVDFASWFGFSFPNMLLMLALAWLWLQCSFMGVNIKQNWGCGTQKTDKEKAAYSVLKAEMKKLGPMSYAEINVLLLFILLVVLWFSRNPGFIKGWSGILFKGGEKYITDSVPAMFVALLLFLLPAHKPKCIGWNTSTSDSEQTEEDKKKQFFSPPLLEWNVVQRKMPWNIVLLLGGGFALADASANSGLSAWMGRQMTPLGSIPPWAIASVISLITAVCTECTSNTATATLFLPVFASLAESIRIHPLYVMLPGTLSASFAFMLPVATPPNAIVFSYGHIRVLDMVKAGLVLNIIGVCCVSLAINTWGRLMFQLDTFPAWANSTRSQ; this is encoded by the exons ATGGCCCCGACgtgcctgcagcccctgctgaggTACCGCTTCTTCGCCATCCTCTTCCTcacgccgctgctgctgctgccgctgccctTCGTCGTGCCCACGAAG GAGGCCAGATGTGCAtatatcatcatcatcatggcTGTGTACTGGTGCACTGAAGTGATCCCCCTGTCTGTCACCTCCCTCATGCCAGTGgtatttttccctctgcttGGAGTTCAGACCTCTAAAAAA GTGTGCTTGCAGTACCTAAATAGCACAGTCATGCTCTTCTTTGGAGGGCTGATTGTCGCAATTTCTGTTGAGCAATGGAATCTTCACAAAAGGATTGCACTGAGGGTCCTTCTGATTCTTGGGGTGAAACCTGCACT CCTGATGCTGGGATTTATGTTAGTCACTGCCTTCTTGTCAATGTGGATAAGCAACACAGCCACCACTGCCATGATGGTTCCCATTGTCCAAGCTGTCCTGGATGAATTGGACATCACAGAGCATGAGCTGACCACGGCGGAACCAGCAACTGGGCAAACAAATACAGCGATTGAGCTGGAGGAAAAGAGCAAATCAGGGTCCACTGCAGTGAGTG GTGTAAGCAATGAACAAGTCACTGATGACCCCAAATCTTCTGAGGAAACTAAAAGGTGGAAGCGTATATGCAAAGGAATGACACTTTGTGTGTGCTATGCTGCCAGCATTGGAGGAACTGCAACACTTACCGGAACAGGACCAAATGTGGTACTGAAAGGCCAGATGAATCA GTTATACCCTGACAGTAATGATATTGTGGACTTTGCTTCCTGGTTTGGATTTTCATTCCCAAACATGCTCCTGATGTTGGCACTGGCTTGGCTTTGGTTACAGTGCTCCTTCATGGGAGTCAA CATAAAACAAAActggggctgtgggacacagaaAACTGACAAAGAAAAAGCTGCATACAGTGTGCTGAAGGCAGAAATGAAGAAGCTAGGCCCTATGTCTTATGCTGAAATAAATGTCCTCCTTTTGTTTATATTGCTGGTGGTCTTGTGGTTTTCCAGAAACCCAGGCTTTATAAAAGGCTGGTCTGGCATACTCTTCAAAGGAGGAGAAAA GTATATCACTGATTCTGTTCCTGCTATGTTTGTTGCCCTGTTACTGTTTCTCCTTCCTGCTCATAAGCCCAAATGCATAGGCTGGAATACAAGCACGTCTGACTCTGAACAGACTGAAGAAG AtaagaaaaagcaatttttttcacCCCCGCTGCTAGAATGGAATGTGGTTCAAAGGAAGATGCCCTGGAacattgtgctgctgctgggaggaggTTTTGCTTTGGCTGATGCAAGCGCA AACTCTGGGCTCTCAGCTTGGATGGGTCGTCAGATGACACCACTGGGATCTATCCCACCATGGGCCATTGCATCAGTGATCTCCCTTATTACAGCTGTCTGCACTGAATGCACCAGTAACACGGCCACAGCTACCCTCTTCCTGCCTGTCTTTGCATCCCTG GCTGAATCTATCAGGATCCACCCTTTGTATGTTATGCTGCCTGGTACTCTCAGTGCTTCATTTGCCTTCATGCTACCTGTTGCAACACCACCAAATGCAATAGTGTTTTCTTACGGCCACATCCGTGTTTTGGATATG